The Acropora palmata chromosome 3, jaAcrPala1.3, whole genome shotgun sequence nucleotide sequence CCTCTGGGATAAAGAACACGACCGTATCAAAAAGCTACCAAGTTAGCCGTGTAGCATTGGAAATCATAAGCATAGGGTAAAGGGTAAAGCGAAGTGCCAAACTTCCCAATATCGATCTGCGCATTACTTAGAACAATAAGttcacacaaggacagagaaaaactctgaccagcggcccgtttctcgaacgaaatttttcaggtgacATAAATCCCCTTGTATCTTCAACAAGAACAcgtttcaagctttgaaacttggcagttattttaCCTTTCCTTATATCTGGAAGATGTTAAAAAAGCACCTTTTCacaacaagaaaaaggaaCCTCTCTGGGGCTGGTTGCTCGAAGTATGGATAGCGCTAACCATCAGTTAAGAAGTactggttagcgctaatcaTGCTTCGAGCAATTTCAGCCTCGGGCGCATACTCTCTTTGTAACTTCAaagcgaaggcgtctcgaggcacgaaactttgaagttattttaattttgtattcCCATTACAACATagtgaaaagaccagctttacacaATAAGCGGGTCACAGCTTTAAGAATGGCTttttgggcccgaaaagttttcgggaccttcgagaaacgggctccTGATCTTTATGCTCACGCTGACGACGCTGCTTGTGAAAGTGCTTCTGAAGTTACGAATGCGATTATGACGTTAGTGTGAATCAAACTTAAATGCGTGCAATCAAGAAGACTGAGCGCTAATCTACTGTGAACTgtaaagaaaagttaaaattaacGCGAAACGAGACAGATGCAGTGACTTCGTTAATCCACGGTGTTAGCGACTTTAAACCCACACAGGGAAGAAAAATATCTAACTGGGCCGGAAATCGAACCCACGTCTTTATATTAAATCGCTGTTGCTTTGCACTCTGGTGGCAATAACTTTGTTTACCTTCCGAGgataaatgttgaatattTTCGCTGCAGTCGAGCTTGTGACCGCGACAAAACGACAAGGGTCCATTTTTCCCGAAGCCTGAGGTAAATAGAGTAAATAAGGAATGTTGGGTGGGAGCAATAAAAATGAGCATAGAAATTATAtcattgagaaaaaaacaaaaacaataacaaacgAACATAAAACAAGGGCTCACAGGCAGCCTAAAACTCACCACTCCCTTTTCCCAAATGACAGACATTCTATCCTCGACACCTGCCCACAGCCAAAGCAAAACGACATTTTAATGGGACAAACACCATAACCACTGAGGCACGCTTAAAAGCAGCCGTGTGTTTGTAAGAAAAATTATGCAACAGAAGTAGATTCTTTTGTAGTAATACTACAGCTATAGACTAGCGCTAAGTAACAGACAACGCTACTTCGAAGATTTGAAATGCCAGAGAGCATATCCCTCAGACATATAGCTGAAAAGTTTGTATCCACCCTTATGTCTAGAACTCGGCAAATATTCATAAACACACATCATATTGATTGTGTGGCCTCATACGCCGTGAGACTTCTCGCCAGGTCAGTCATTTTGTAACcggaaaaataatcataagGTAATGAGGCCGGAAACCAATTCCAACTGAATAGCCGAGTGAACAAGGGTTGCCAGACTGGGCTTACAGATAATCAGACCTGGATGGTACATCCAGATATATAGGGGCTTAAAATGCACGGTACACCTTAAGCTTAATTCTTGGAGCATCGGTAAATTTCCTGTTGATGGGGATGCATATTTACCATTAACTCCATTTGGTATTTTCCTGAAATCGTTTTTCCCAAGCGCCTTTTGATCTGCATTGAAAGTACAGTTGTCTGTCCCCGTCAACTGAAGATCGTCACTACAGAAACGTTTTttgataaacaaaacaaaaaacagggtaattgaaaaacaaaacaaaaaaacaaaacaaaaaacaaacaaaacaaacgaacaataaaaaaacaacaacaaaaatataaagataatgtaaacaacaaataaacttactttGCAAGAAGGTCCATGAGGAAGTCTGGGGTGGATGGATCTGGTCTGAGGGGTGGACCCATCACATGACCTGTAGAAGACAAAATTTGCTGATCTCACCAAATTTGCCAGTCTAACAAAGTGCCGAACAGCAAGTAACAGCAAATGTGCCTCTCCAGCAGCAACTCTCAGGTTAAGGAACTCGTAATTAGATGCGAGCTCgagtttaaaaattattaatgttttattACGAGTGTTTCCTTTTAAGGTTTCTCGTACTCTAAAGGTCGGTggttgttattaatttgtgtGTGTAAGTTGAGAAGAAGGAAAAGCGAGCTTGCCGCTATGAAATATCTGCTTTAATCTCCTCGTCTTAATTTCAACACATTTCTCCTGATGATGATGGTTCCACTTTCGACACCatcaaaatgtcatcaatTGGGTGAACTAAATTAAAAAGCAGGAGAAATTAAAACTCTGAAATACTCATCACCTGCCGCATGTCTCCAGCACTTATGCCAGTAACTGGTTCCATCTGCTCCCAAGCTTGCAGCGATAGGTTCGCCCACGACAACACAGCCCCGCCGGCGCGCATCAGCGATGGCAAGTGCAGAACTTTTGCTCATCACGTGAACAATGTAAAGAGGGCAGTTGAgctgaatgaaagaaaataaataaatactagatgaatagaaaaaaaaagggcaacACTGAAAATTTTAGCAATGCTACACAGTGCTGTACATGACAGTTTGCCTCATCCTTCATGTAAGAACATTTCTAACTCACGGATGACATAACGGAAAGAAGACTGGAGACtattaaacaataaccaaaccccaGCAAGAGCTGACGAAACAACGAAAATACATCACAAATCCTTATACAGTGTAAACCCGAGATTTGATCCTCCTAATCACCAAAGCGAACTGTATGAATTCTACTGTTTGTGATTGACATTTTTACAACGCTAGCAGAAGTTCTCTTCTGAATCTGCTGATTTATGATTAGGAAAGATCACTTTTGGACAGACGGTAGAATGGTTGGATAAATTGAGGCAGACGTGGGTAGTAATTTTGGAAGAAATGCCGCTCAGTTAACTGCACAATTGTGACCTTCAATCTCCCCGTGGCTGTTTCTACTCAAACctttatttttgcttgcagGCTGAGCCACAAGGCTGAAGAGGTGGCCTAGAAGCCCCTATGTTCATAGAGAAATGAGCAAAAGTGTTGGTTGCGGACGAAACGATCTCGATTTCATTAAACTAGGCGCGTATAGGCATATTGAGTTATTTCAATCGAGCGCGATGCAGTCTAGGTAATTGCGTGGTCGCTTCGGAGATTTCAGAAAATTTACACCTCTTTACCACGTTACAACCCCgcacttgttttgaaatacaATTATATTCTTCCTTTCAATGAAAGGCCATTCTTGTAATGCAAAAATATAGTTTTACTTGTTGCAGGTTAAATTTccaggactgtttcatttcatCGACAATAATAGTATCTTAGTATTCTATAATTGACAGTGCATAACAGTGCTCGATGtaaccatagttagtaactGACGTAACTGAATCAGAGCTGCACGGTACAAAGGTCAACTCAGACCTACGGAGAGTCtcgtttctaaagaaactgtggagcCGTGTCAGTGGAGAAGTCAAACATGAAAATAGACCATATTcctattctcagtattggactggaactagcttccaatggaggctaatgcggggcaatatattaaaaattatttgcatttgaaaagatttccccgcattagcctccattgcaagctagttccattccaatactgagaatacgaatatggtctatccGGCATCAGGGTCAAACTACCACCGGAACAAGATACAAAGTATCGTCAGAGCAAAAAGGACAATTAAAAGTACAATGGCTCTGAGGAAGGGTGAAGTTCCTAAAACGGTCCCCACCTGATTAGCAATTGTGATGGCTCTCACACATGCTTCTGTTTCCACTTCTTCTGTGCGGCACATCTCGTGGCCTTCAGGGCCCGTTATTCCGAGAGCaatcattttctttgcattcTATAAAGGACCAGTGACAAATATTTTGACAACAACGCTTCCAAATCGAGCTCCAACAATTCCTTTTGTGTAGCCTACGCGATTAGCTCTATGAACTCTTTAGGCATCCCAAAATTTTGCACAATTAATGTAATGTTAAGAACTCTTCAAATCAACAAGAACAAggccaaattttttttagatcgaTTACCTCTGCTATGAGGGTTCCATTTTCAGCATGAACTTGTGCAATGCCTCCAATTTCCTTCACCTTTTTGTAACAGTGGTACATCTGCCACGATTGTCATTGAAATATATAATGATCAATAATAATGGCGATTTTTACTTGAACACTAAAGTAGTCCTCGCAGAAGCCTGCACGCAGTTGTATGGCGCGCGGTCATAAATTAGAGGCTTACTTGCCAGCTCTACTTTTGAAAGTTACGAAGCCCCTAACTTTTGACCGCGTGCCATTCAACAGAAGAGCCTGGATACAGGATGCCGCGCCTTtccccaaaaagaaaaacgggaggaatgaaaaaataacTCTTCCTTCCGTTGTTCCTTAAGGATACGGTCGCATGCAGGCTTGTGTGCGGGTCATCCAAACAGTCATTAGGAGTACTAACATCAGATTCACTCATTCTGGGCTCATAAAAGACGCACAGTTCTGAGACAACGGGTACGAGAGTCAATCTAGCGTTTctacagtaccgctcaaaaTTAGTTACCAAACTTTGGCCAGACGCCAATCGCGTGGTGCGTGACGCGATTTCTATCGTGCGTTACGCGATTCTCGTCGCGCACCACACACAAatgtaaaagcaaaataagaGTTTGGCATTACTTTATTTTCAATGTCCGTGAAGTCTGCATCAAAAGAAATACGCGCAACCGTGAAAAGGTCAGTCGCATGCATTGCGTGTGCATGtatgtattttgtttcaattgttgAAATATCAAACATGAAAACGGTTGCTGTACTGAATAAAGCTTACTGGtcaacacacaaaaaaaattcttccaCGTACCTCTTCATCTGTAAGCATCATGACGTCTTTGTACGCCATAAATGTTTTGAAGGAATTGATGCCTAAAAAGAGAGGACAACCCTCAAAATGTCTAAGTGTAAGGATTCCTTTACATAATACAATATTACTTTCCAAGTGTAAACTTATATAATACACAATTATAATCACTTCCATAATTTGGCAATGTGGATTTGCCTGAGACTTGATGTACGTACTGTGTCctggaaaaagttttttttggcCTGGAAAACTTTATGCCACAAATGTACAACCCCTAACCTTTCTCTTTAATGCATATCTCCATTTCCTCTCCAACCTCTTCACTCCACCATGTGACAGCCATGTGAAAGGCATAGTCGCAGCAAACTgtaaaaaaaacgttttctgaTATAAATCTACCCAACAATCAGATTCAAACCAACAGTTACTGTAGCTGTTTAAATGTACAATACATCATTAATCTAACCAATAAATCTTACAAATATACGTACCTTTCTCATCAGCCCATTTCCTCCATGTATCATATGCCTCTAACAGGGATTCCCCCTTTTTGGGGATCACAAAGTCAACTGCATgtatacaaacaaacaagcaaaacaacacTTACTAATATTATCTCTGATGTTTCAAGACCCTCATTACAAATGAGGCCTTGAATCCTAGCACTTGAACAACACTGGAGCATTTAAGACATTGGTGGGTTTTCTACTGGAAATTAGTGTTTCCATTAACTGTAAATACAGtacataaaaatttaattattaatattagaAGTTATCATTCCACTTAACTCTCAAGGCTTCTGTAGTTTTGTAAGTGCTTAGTGTTAAGTGTGATTATCAACAATTGAAATCACCCTTTGCACTCATTTATTAATGAAATCAGTATAGCACAAGCTGACTATGATGTATGCACATCACCACAGAGAATGATTTCAACTCTGGAGAATTTTTATCACAGTCAACCACAGAAGATGAAAAGGATTAGATAAAAACTCACTGATCATTGTAGTTCCACCTGTCAAGGCTGCTCTTGTTCCAGAATAAAAATCATCAATAGCAACTGTTCCCATAAACGGAAGCTGCATGTGTGTGTGACTATCAATTCCACCTGTAAATTTATACACAGTGGATAaccaaaaaatgaacaaaaaaaaaaaggttgggTCATTGCACATTCAAAAATACCctatagaggttttgcacggcagccatgttggatggcaggaacaatagattctttttcccatgggaacaaatgttctttctaatgcaaataattttcattgttctgccatccaatatggctgccgtgcaaaacctctatattattatatggcaaacccagtcctaggcaaatccctgtgctctgattggttctttctcggtcaggattttgcagtacggaccacttccatggaaatggtccaatcagtgtatttttgttttggagcaaagccagcaaattcaacatttgcaaccaagacagcgaaaaaaaaagtgtgaaaattgtcattcttcacattgaaactaccagcacaataaagctaaaaagattgaactttttccgaaatttcaaagatggatgaagaagacgaacattttttaagtgcaagccaccaGAAGTGCATTAGactatcaggaacagagtgccatataataaactacttactaaccaagcttgctcgggccgtactggggaatattggccctcggtaGTTTTTGTACGGACTgagcgcagcgaggtccgtaAGTTGTCACGACCtggggccaatattccccagtacggccctcacgctcggttagtaagaggttaatATAATCAAATCATTCTGCCCGCTCctgaattaaaatt carries:
- the LOC141876639 gene encoding dihydropyrimidinase-like, which gives rise to MASAMAQKERILIKGGIVVNDDEMIEADVFIESGLIKDVGKNLVVPGGAKVIDAHKKLVIPGGIDSHTHMQLPFMGTVAIDDFYSGTRAALTGGTTMIIDFVIPKKGESLLEAYDTWRKWADEKVCCDYAFHMAVTWWSEEVGEEMEICIKEKGINSFKTFMAYKDVMMLTDEEMYHCYKKVKEIGGIAQVHAENGTLIAENAKKMIALGITGPEGHEMCRTEEVETEACVRAITIANQLNCPLYIVHVMSKSSALAIADARRRGCVVVGEPIAASLGADGTSYWHKCWRHAAGHVMGPPLRPDPSTPDFLMDLLANDDLQLTGTDNCTFNADQKALGKNDFRKIPNGVNGVEDRMSVIWEKGVASGKMDPCRFVAVTSSTAAKIFNIYPRKGRIAPGSDADVVVWDPEATRVISAKTHHQAVDFNIFEGMECHGVAEVTICQGKVVYESGEVNVVRGSGRFVPTPPFPSYMYGRIMKRDETRKLVKVEREPYNGPVIKLPTVDPPQAVSPSQRKLRNQEQKKSGATRDLHRSGFELSGKQEDDDVPGRSSTRVCKPPGGGSSLSLR